The following coding sequences are from one Raphanus sativus cultivar WK10039 unplaced genomic scaffold, ASM80110v3 Scaffold1267, whole genome shotgun sequence window:
- the LOC130503954 gene encoding auxin-responsive protein SAUR20-like → MSSPPCLSSHLLQIFFTSTKLITFHLKTKKKMGLVRSMLPNAKQIFKSQSIRNKNGSPSSTTASGLVPKGHIAVYVGERMERTRFVVPISYLNHPLFRELLNRAEEEFGFDHPMGGLTIPCREEAFLHLITSHQLH, encoded by the coding sequence ATGTCTTCTCCTCCTTGTCTATCAAGTCACTTGCTTCAAATATTCTTCACATCCACAAAATTGATAACGTTtcatttaaaaacaaagaagaagatgggtTTAGTGCGGTCCATGCTTCCAAATGCAAAGCAAATCTTCAAATCACAATCTATCAGGAACAAGAACGGATCACCATCATCAACAACAGCTTCAGGGCTTGTTCCTAAAGGTCACATAGCGGTTTACGTTGGGGAAAGAATGGAGAGGACGAGATTTGTGGTTCCGATATCATACTTGAACCATCCTTTGTTCAGAGAGCTTCTTAATCGAGCAGAGGAAGAGTTTGGATTTGATCATCCAATGGGCGGTTTGACGATTCCTTGTCGAGAAGAAGCGTTTCTTCATCTCATTACTTCTCATCAGCTGCATTGA
- the LOC108840792 gene encoding auxin-induced protein 15A — protein sequence MAIRLSRVINSKQSQKQQSRVPKGHVAVYVGEEMENKKRFVVPISYLNHPSFQGLLSRAEEEFGFNHPIGGLTIPCREEIFVGLLNSYGCIVST from the coding sequence ATGGCTATTCGATTGTCGCGTGTTATCAACTCTAAACAGTCGCAAAAACAGCAGTCTCGTGTCCCAAAAGGACATGTTGCCGTTTACGTCGGAGAAGAGATGGAGAACAAGAAGAGATTCGTGGTTCCGATCTCGTATTTGAACCATCCTTCGTTTCAGGGTTTGCTTAGTCGAGCAGAGGAAGAGTTTGGCTTCAACCATCCAATTGGTGGATTAACGATTCCTTGCAGAGAAGAAATATTCGTGGGTCTTTTGAATTCTTATGGTTGTATTGTTTCAACCTAA